In Candidatus Bathyarchaeota archaeon A05DMB-5, a single genomic region encodes these proteins:
- a CDS encoding PadR family transcriptional regulator, which translates to MTALTIIVGGERLEGKILKKMHERIIKNFMDIIILAELRNGPLSGYDVISFIHNRFHLLVSSGTVYSLLYSLERNGLIEGTWNERKRVYKLTDKGRKTIDTVLNANDKIKNFITGLLKVQSTA; encoded by the coding sequence ATGACTGCCCTGACAATCATTGTTGGCGGTGAAAGATTGGAAGGAAAAATTTTGAAAAAAATGCACGAAAGAATAATCAAAAACTTCATGGACATAATCATTTTGGCTGAGCTGAGAAACGGACCCTTAAGCGGCTACGACGTAATTTCCTTCATCCACAACAGATTCCACCTCCTCGTAAGCTCAGGCACCGTTTACTCGCTCTTATACTCTCTCGAAAGAAACGGACTAATCGAAGGTACATGGAACGAAAGAAAAAGAGTTTACAAACTCACAGACAAAGGCAGAAAAACAATCGACACCGTACTCAACGCAAACGACAAAATCAAAAACTTCATAACAGGCTTGTTAAAAGTTCAATCTACCGCTTAA
- a CDS encoding acetamidase/formamidase family protein: MKRISNRKVIYSFSPKHKPVAHIDLKEKILLETQDAFGNQVKSENASIEKLDWTKVNGATGPLYINGAKPGDTLIVKIEEIRMPEKGVIATIPKQGALRNKHIKPTIKIVPIQNGQVHFENGIKVKAEPMIGTIGVAPKTGEIPTGTSGKHGGNMDVKEITAGARLYLPVFVEGALFAAGDLHAVQADGEVCVSAIEISGEVILSFDVLKGKCPSWPVLETRDSYAFLVCGDSLDEASELAVEAAVEGLMREYGWSFENAYMFASLVVDVKVNQVVDPKKGVRAAVPKKLVSIESLCHKKS; encoded by the coding sequence ATGAAAAGAATATCAAACCGCAAGGTCATCTACAGCTTCTCACCGAAACACAAACCAGTAGCACACATCGACCTTAAAGAGAAAATTCTTCTCGAAACCCAAGATGCGTTTGGAAACCAAGTAAAAAGCGAAAATGCATCAATAGAAAAGCTTGACTGGACGAAAGTGAACGGTGCAACAGGACCACTCTACATCAACGGTGCAAAACCCGGCGACACGCTAATTGTGAAGATTGAAGAAATAAGGATGCCGGAAAAAGGCGTAATCGCAACGATACCGAAACAAGGAGCATTAAGAAATAAACATATCAAACCAACAATAAAAATCGTCCCAATCCAGAACGGACAAGTACATTTTGAAAACGGAATCAAAGTTAAAGCAGAGCCTATGATAGGCACGATAGGTGTAGCGCCCAAAACCGGCGAAATCCCAACAGGAACCTCGGGCAAACACGGCGGAAACATGGATGTAAAAGAAATAACTGCAGGTGCAAGGCTCTATTTGCCCGTTTTCGTGGAAGGTGCTCTTTTCGCGGCTGGAGACCTTCATGCGGTTCAGGCTGATGGCGAAGTCTGCGTTTCAGCGATTGAGATTTCTGGAGAAGTAATCTTAAGCTTTGACGTTCTAAAGGGAAAATGTCCTTCTTGGCCTGTTCTTGAAACGCGTGATAGTTATGCTTTTCTTGTTTGCGGTGATTCGCTTGATGAGGCTTCAGAGTTGGCTGTTGAAGCGGCTGTGGAAGGGTTAATGCGTGAGTATGGGTGGTCTTTTGAGAATGCCTACATGTTCGCTAGCCTTGTTGTTGATGTGAAGGTTAATCAGGTTGTTGACCCGAAAAAAGGCGTAAGGGCTGCTGTTCCGAAAAAGCTGGTTTCGATTGAGAGTTTATGCCATAAAAAATCGTAA
- a CDS encoding CdvA-like protein has translation MISWKHSFKRLSEEYEMAKKKKQALDNLLNTGKISPPTHELFNKEIDATVEEIEKQQRALLEKMNTKMMELEEQIKTLEMFLANFEIQHVTGEVDDETYQREINLLSVGLDTARNELGAVKEAINQLSTNTLNLTADVSVQEKIEPQSSQNIDVPQAEIKVAEETPPVVEIKEITTSEPAQEQAQPTETQSQTEEKQEA, from the coding sequence TTGATTTCGTGGAAACACTCGTTTAAGCGATTAAGCGAAGAATATGAGATGGCGAAGAAAAAGAAGCAAGCTTTAGACAATTTATTGAACACTGGCAAAATTTCGCCGCCTACACATGAACTTTTCAACAAGGAAATCGACGCGACGGTGGAAGAAATTGAGAAGCAGCAGAGGGCTTTGCTGGAGAAAATGAACACTAAAATGATGGAGCTTGAAGAGCAAATCAAAACGTTGGAGATGTTTCTTGCAAACTTTGAAATTCAGCATGTGACAGGTGAGGTTGACGATGAGACTTATCAGCGTGAAATCAACCTTCTGTCTGTTGGGCTTGATACTGCAAGGAACGAGTTAGGCGCGGTTAAAGAAGCCATAAATCAACTTTCGACAAACACGTTGAACCTAACAGCGGATGTGAGTGTGCAAGAAAAAATTGAGCCACAATCTTCACAAAATATTGATGTACCCCAAGCTGAAATCAAAGTTGCCGAAGAAACTCCGCCAGTTGTGGAAATCAAAGAGATAACAACTTCCGAGCCTGCGCAAGAGCAAGCACAACCTACAGAAACTCAATCACAAACTGAAGAAAAACAAGAAGCGTAA
- a CDS encoding acetoin utilization protein AcuC: MIDKVMMTFHEKFRQYDLGEGHPFRGDRFANAMKFFENQGLFKLSEIVLVEPQPASREELLRVHDKGYVDLIFRLATENTPYDVETPVSPEILEAALLIVGGAIRCGRAVFDGEVKRAISVGGGYHHAGRNYGGGFCIFNDVAVLVEHLRANYNVKRFLILDYDVHFGNGTSDIYYHDPSVLYISLHQDPRTIYPGTGFVEQIGEYAGEGYNINVPLPPRTSDNTYLYALNEVFVPLAEEFEPEIIIANGGNDPHFADMLGDLNLTVKGFFRISQLIRETADKVCGGKVVLIPGSGYNPQVLPMCWYALVAGVVGLKEICVEDSFPLPKEPPYCIRVVERTVDELKRLLRRYWSCFGGFGLNVVP, translated from the coding sequence TTGATTGACAAAGTGATGATGACTTTTCACGAGAAATTTAGGCAGTATGATTTGGGCGAAGGGCATCCTTTTAGAGGTGACAGATTCGCCAATGCTATGAAGTTTTTTGAGAATCAAGGTTTGTTTAAGCTTTCGGAAATTGTTCTAGTTGAACCTCAACCAGCATCGAGGGAAGAGTTGTTAAGGGTTCATGATAAGGGTTATGTGGATTTGATTTTTCGTTTGGCAACGGAGAACACGCCTTATGATGTTGAGACGCCTGTTTCGCCGGAGATTTTGGAGGCTGCACTGTTAATTGTTGGTGGTGCGATTCGTTGTGGAAGAGCTGTTTTTGATGGTGAAGTGAAACGTGCAATTTCCGTGGGTGGCGGTTATCATCATGCAGGACGCAATTATGGCGGTGGTTTCTGCATATTTAATGACGTGGCTGTTTTGGTTGAGCATTTGAGAGCTAATTATAATGTTAAGCGTTTTTTAATATTGGATTATGATGTGCATTTTGGAAATGGCACAAGCGACATTTACTATCATGACCCAAGCGTGCTGTACATTTCTTTGCACCAAGACCCAAGGACGATTTATCCGGGAACAGGTTTTGTTGAACAGATTGGAGAATATGCTGGGGAGGGTTACAATATTAACGTGCCTTTACCGCCGAGGACAAGTGACAACACATACCTTTATGCGTTGAATGAAGTTTTTGTGCCGTTAGCAGAGGAGTTTGAGCCTGAAATAATAATTGCAAATGGCGGAAACGACCCGCACTTTGCTGATATGCTTGGAGATTTGAATTTGACTGTGAAGGGTTTTTTTAGAATTTCGCAGTTGATTAGGGAAACGGCGGACAAGGTTTGTGGTGGAAAGGTTGTTTTGATTCCTGGAAGTGGTTATAACCCGCAGGTTTTGCCGATGTGTTGGTATGCGCTTGTTGCTGGAGTGGTTGGTTTGAAGGAGATTTGCGTGGAAGATTCTTTTCCGCTACCGAAAGAACCGCCATATTGTATTAGGGTGGTTGAGAGGACAGTTGATGAGTTGAAGAGGTTGTTGCGTAGGTATTGGTCGTGTTTTGGCGGTTTTGGGTTGAATGTTGTTCCTTGA
- a CDS encoding rubrerythrin family protein: MELKGSRTEKNLLAAFAGESQARMRYTFFASVAKKEGYEQISAIFTETADNEKEHAELFFKFLKGGLVEITAAYPAGVIASTAENLRAAAEGEKYEWGTLYPNFAEIAEEEGFPEVARTFRNVAKVEEYHERRYRKLLENVELGRVFKREKPVMWKCRNCGYVMEGKEAPEKCPVCDHPKSYYELWTENY, translated from the coding sequence ATGGAATTGAAAGGTAGCAGAACGGAGAAGAATTTGTTGGCGGCTTTCGCTGGCGAGTCGCAGGCTAGAATGCGCTACACCTTCTTCGCCAGCGTTGCGAAGAAGGAAGGTTACGAGCAGATTTCGGCGATTTTCACAGAAACCGCGGACAACGAGAAAGAACACGCTGAGCTTTTCTTTAAGTTCTTAAAAGGCGGCTTGGTGGAGATTACTGCAGCCTATCCAGCAGGCGTTATTGCCTCGACAGCGGAAAATTTGCGGGCTGCGGCTGAAGGCGAAAAATACGAGTGGGGCACGCTTTATCCTAATTTTGCAGAGATTGCCGAAGAGGAAGGTTTTCCAGAGGTTGCAAGAACTTTTCGGAATGTTGCGAAGGTTGAAGAGTATCATGAGAGACGATATAGAAAATTGTTGGAAAATGTTGAGCTTGGCAGAGTTTTCAAAAGAGAAAAGCCAGTGATGTGGAAGTGTCGAAACTGTGGATACGTGATGGAAGGCAAAGAAGCGCCAGAAAAATGTCCGGTTTGCGACCACCCGAAAAGCTACTATGAGCTTTGGACAGAAAACTACTAA
- a CDS encoding Lrp/AsnC family transcriptional regulator: MANLKPSDYRLLLELMRDSKRSDRQLAKVLGISQPTVTRKRAILEKEFIDGYTAIPKWNKLGFEIFAITLVKIKSAIASKEHYEATRKRALDWLKNQNNIIMAGACRGMGVDSFMISLHKSYPEYDEFMRDYRLEMGEFTEDIQSVLVNLRGKELVKPFHLKYLAEMQQQEK; encoded by the coding sequence ATGGCGAACCTTAAGCCGTCAGATTATAGGCTTCTGTTAGAGTTAATGAGAGATTCTAAACGCAGTGACCGACAGTTAGCTAAAGTTTTGGGAATATCTCAGCCGACCGTCACGCGGAAAAGAGCCATTCTAGAAAAAGAGTTTATTGATGGTTACACTGCGATTCCGAAATGGAATAAGCTTGGCTTTGAAATTTTCGCGATTACCCTAGTCAAGATTAAGTCTGCTATCGCATCAAAAGAACACTATGAAGCCACTCGAAAAAGAGCTTTGGATTGGCTTAAGAATCAAAACAACATTATCATGGCTGGCGCTTGCAGAGGCATGGGCGTTGATTCCTTCATGATTTCTCTTCACAAGAGTTACCCAGAATATGACGAGTTCATGCGGGATTATAGGCTTGAAATGGGAGAGTTCACCGAGGACATTCAATCCGTTCTTGTGAATCTTCGGGGAAAAGAACTGGTGAAACCCTTTCACTTGAAATATTTAGCAGAAATGCAGCAACAAGAAAAATAA
- a CDS encoding NTPase has product MKLVKLQKRVLLLTGSPGVGKSSVLLKIVEALKARGYRVGGMLSREVRSCGTRVGFEILDLSSGERGWLAHVNQPSGPRVGKYRVNLEDLDGVGVAAILRAVEGLDVVAVDEVGPMELFSERFREAVKRATESKKLVVGIIHWKARDKLINEIRSREDAEVHVVTFENRGNLHEVILEKAVKFLENT; this is encoded by the coding sequence TTGAAGCTGGTTAAGTTGCAGAAACGAGTTTTGCTTTTAACTGGCAGTCCGGGTGTTGGTAAGTCAAGTGTTCTTTTGAAGATTGTTGAGGCGTTGAAAGCTAGAGGCTACCGTGTCGGTGGAATGTTAAGTCGTGAAGTTCGCTCTTGCGGTACACGGGTTGGTTTTGAAATTTTGGATTTGAGCAGTGGCGAGCGTGGGTGGCTTGCGCATGTTAATCAGCCTAGTGGTCCAAGGGTTGGCAAGTACCGCGTGAACTTGGAAGACCTTGACGGTGTGGGCGTTGCTGCGATTTTGAGGGCTGTTGAGGGTTTGGATGTGGTTGCTGTTGATGAGGTTGGACCGATGGAGTTGTTTTCTGAACGGTTTAGGGAAGCGGTTAAGCGGGCTACTGAAAGTAAAAAGCTTGTGGTTGGCATAATTCATTGGAAGGCACGGGACAAACTGATAAATGAGATTAGAAGCAGAGAAGACGCAGAAGTGCATGTGGTCACTTTTGAGAACAGAGGAAACCTACACGAGGTAATACTTGAAAAAGCAGTCAAATTTCTAGAAAATACCTAA
- a CDS encoding peptide transporter: protein MKAFVSVDMEGMPYVVVPGHLNLKGSLYGEARKIATKVTLVVVDELHKEGFDEVVVADSHGPMVNVHVEDLPEYVEIIRGFPRPLSMVAGVEGCDVAVFLGYHSKFGTAKSSFDHTYSGGSINKLEINGVEVSEFLFNAYAAGDFKVPVILVAGDAQLLEDDVKKYAPWVETVALKRSLSRVSAKSPGMAKIESELRKAVDKAVANFKRKKVKLLVAGKPVKSRVTFLASHFADVAGLLPSVKRVDGLSVEYTAKSMVDAYKTFELLVLAAAGMSSLLTNLS, encoded by the coding sequence ATGAAAGCGTTTGTTTCGGTTGATATGGAAGGCATGCCGTATGTTGTTGTTCCGGGGCATTTGAATTTGAAGGGTAGTTTGTATGGGGAGGCTAGGAAGATTGCTACTAAAGTTACGCTTGTGGTTGTTGATGAGTTGCATAAGGAGGGTTTTGACGAGGTTGTTGTTGCTGACAGTCATGGTCCGATGGTTAATGTTCATGTTGAGGATTTGCCGGAGTATGTGGAGATTATCCGGGGTTTTCCGCGTCCGTTGAGTATGGTTGCGGGTGTTGAAGGGTGTGATGTTGCTGTTTTTCTTGGTTATCATTCTAAGTTTGGAACGGCGAAGTCTTCGTTTGACCATACTTACAGTGGCGGAAGTATTAACAAGTTAGAGATTAATGGTGTTGAGGTTAGTGAGTTTCTCTTTAATGCTTACGCTGCGGGTGACTTTAAGGTTCCAGTAATACTGGTTGCAGGTGACGCTCAACTGTTAGAGGATGATGTTAAGAAGTATGCGCCTTGGGTTGAAACTGTGGCTTTGAAGCGTTCTCTGAGTAGAGTTTCCGCTAAAAGTCCAGGAATGGCGAAAATTGAGAGTGAATTGAGAAAGGCTGTTGATAAGGCTGTAGCTAACTTTAAGCGTAAGAAGGTTAAGTTGTTGGTTGCTGGTAAGCCTGTGAAGTCGCGTGTTACTTTTTTGGCGAGTCACTTTGCGGATGTAGCAGGGTTGTTGCCTTCAGTTAAGCGGGTTGACGGGTTGAGTGTGGAATACACGGCGAAGAGTATGGTTGACGCGTATAAGACGTTTGAGTTGTTGGTGCTTGCTGCTGCGGGCATGTCATCTTTGCTTACGAATCTTTCTTAA
- a CDS encoding tRNA (guanine(10)-N(2))-dimethyltransferase: MKKTNATIDFPTETIQEGKTKITVPKLKAFIKQPSDYAPSKAPVFYNPIMELNRDIAVLALQAYQKIANREISVCEPLTGCGIRGIRFAKEVKGVKKVLINDINDKAAQLAKINVQKNKLDKRITVKNEDANFLLAHYSEPHKRFDAIDIDPFGSPVPYLDPAIRALRNNGLLALTATDMAPLCGVHPKACIRKYGGKPLRTEYCHELAVRLLAGCLATIAAKHDIGMQVIFSHSANHYVRVYATINYSAKKADESIEKMGYILHCSKCFHRETTKGLFKTDQLKCSECGSKMNFAGPLWLGKLADQQFCETMKNEARRKVLKTGGKIAKILNLISKEADAPPTYYVLDKICDKTALPVPSTEKIIETLKEKGFKALATHFNTKGIRTNANASILTKIVEEFFRKI, translated from the coding sequence ATGAAAAAAACAAACGCCACCATAGACTTTCCAACAGAAACAATCCAAGAAGGCAAAACCAAAATCACCGTTCCAAAACTCAAAGCCTTCATAAAACAACCCTCAGACTACGCACCCTCAAAAGCTCCAGTCTTCTACAACCCAATCATGGAACTCAACCGCGACATAGCAGTCCTAGCCTTACAAGCCTACCAGAAAATAGCAAACCGAGAAATCTCCGTTTGCGAACCTTTAACCGGCTGCGGCATAAGAGGAATACGCTTCGCAAAAGAAGTCAAAGGCGTAAAAAAAGTTCTGATAAACGACATCAACGACAAAGCCGCCCAACTCGCCAAAATCAACGTGCAAAAAAACAAACTAGACAAACGCATCACAGTCAAAAACGAAGATGCAAACTTTCTCCTCGCACATTACTCCGAACCACACAAAAGATTCGACGCCATAGACATAGACCCGTTTGGCTCGCCAGTGCCCTACCTAGACCCTGCAATCCGCGCCTTACGCAACAACGGACTCTTAGCCTTAACAGCAACAGACATGGCGCCACTCTGCGGAGTCCACCCAAAAGCCTGCATACGCAAATACGGCGGAAAACCACTACGCACAGAATACTGCCACGAACTAGCCGTTAGACTGTTAGCTGGATGCTTAGCCACGATAGCCGCAAAACACGACATAGGCATGCAAGTAATTTTCAGCCACAGCGCAAACCACTACGTACGCGTATACGCAACAATAAACTACAGCGCAAAAAAAGCTGACGAAAGCATAGAAAAAATGGGCTACATACTCCACTGCTCCAAATGCTTCCACAGAGAAACCACAAAAGGACTATTCAAAACAGACCAGCTTAAATGCAGTGAATGCGGCTCAAAAATGAACTTCGCGGGACCATTATGGCTAGGAAAACTAGCAGACCAGCAATTCTGCGAAACAATGAAAAACGAAGCCAGACGCAAAGTTTTGAAAACAGGAGGAAAAATAGCAAAAATTCTAAATCTAATAAGCAAAGAAGCAGACGCACCACCGACATACTATGTTCTTGACAAAATATGCGACAAAACGGCGCTTCCAGTCCCATCAACAGAAAAAATAATCGAAACCCTAAAAGAAAAAGGATTCAAAGCGTTGGCAACCCATTTTAACACAAAAGGAATCCGAACCAACGCCAACGCTTCAATTTTGACGAAAATTGTTGAAGAATTTTTTAGAAAAATTTAG
- a CDS encoding methionine--tRNA ligase, producing the protein MKLGKVVVTCAWPYVNYLPHLGTLVQVLSADVAARYYRLKGEEVVMVSGSDEHGTPIEVEAIRQGISPKQLTDKMHAKVVELFKKWGFSFDNYTRTENPVHIKFVQDHQRKVYNNGYIFTQETEMLYCTKCSRFLPDRFVEGKCPYCGYEPARGDQCDSCGRLLEPLLLIEPYCVICKSKPVIKKTKQWYFDLPKFSEKLANYISKNKQLPLNARNFSLNLIKEGLKPRAMTRDVEWGIPAPFPGAEGKTFYVWFENVLGYISATIEYFKKRGEPEKWKEYWFKKDTRTLYFIGKDNIPFHVIIFPALLLASGEDYVLPWNVPATEFLQFKGEKASKSQRIGIWIDEALELFPADYWRYFLMATRPETKDSNFSWEIFIEKVNADLNDTFGNFIHRTLTFIRTQFDGKIPQPITLSQDDQQILKTLREKVKTLAEEIEDCKLQSATNTLISISRIGNQYLNEKEPWNLIKKNKEEAANILYVAAQIVKALSIASAPFMPFTAQEIWKTLNLPGNVYEQNWDETLKPLPTNHEIAKPKPLFRKIEADEKELDEMLEKARERLGKTA; encoded by the coding sequence GTGAAACTCGGAAAAGTCGTAGTCACATGCGCTTGGCCCTACGTGAACTATCTCCCACACTTGGGCACGCTAGTGCAAGTCTTATCAGCAGACGTTGCCGCTCGATACTATCGCTTGAAAGGCGAAGAAGTAGTGATGGTAAGCGGTTCAGACGAGCATGGAACTCCAATAGAAGTGGAAGCGATAAGACAGGGAATTTCGCCGAAACAATTAACAGATAAAATGCACGCGAAAGTTGTTGAACTATTCAAGAAATGGGGCTTCTCATTCGACAATTACACCCGAACAGAAAATCCCGTTCACATAAAATTCGTGCAAGACCACCAAAGAAAAGTCTACAACAACGGTTACATCTTCACACAAGAAACAGAAATGCTCTACTGCACAAAATGCAGTCGCTTCTTACCAGACAGATTCGTCGAAGGAAAATGCCCATACTGCGGATACGAACCAGCCCGCGGAGACCAATGCGATTCCTGCGGAAGACTACTAGAACCCCTACTGCTAATCGAACCCTACTGCGTAATATGCAAAAGCAAACCAGTCATAAAAAAGACAAAACAATGGTATTTTGACCTGCCAAAATTCTCAGAAAAACTTGCCAACTACATCAGCAAAAACAAACAATTACCACTCAACGCTAGAAACTTCAGCCTAAACCTCATAAAAGAAGGATTAAAACCAAGAGCCATGACAAGAGACGTTGAATGGGGAATCCCAGCGCCGTTTCCAGGAGCAGAAGGCAAAACCTTCTACGTCTGGTTTGAGAATGTTTTGGGCTACATTTCAGCAACGATAGAATACTTCAAAAAGCGTGGAGAACCAGAAAAATGGAAGGAATACTGGTTCAAAAAGGACACGCGCACCTTGTATTTCATTGGAAAAGACAACATTCCCTTCCATGTGATAATCTTTCCAGCATTGCTATTGGCTTCTGGAGAGGACTATGTCTTGCCATGGAATGTGCCTGCAACCGAATTCCTCCAGTTCAAAGGCGAGAAAGCCTCAAAAAGCCAGAGAATCGGCATATGGATAGACGAAGCCCTAGAGCTTTTCCCAGCAGACTACTGGCGTTACTTTCTAATGGCAACAAGACCAGAAACCAAAGATTCAAACTTCTCATGGGAAATATTCATTGAAAAAGTAAATGCTGACCTAAACGACACATTCGGCAACTTCATCCACAGAACCCTAACTTTCATACGCACCCAATTCGACGGAAAAATTCCACAACCAATAACCTTAAGCCAAGATGACCAACAAATTCTGAAAACTCTCAGAGAAAAAGTCAAAACACTCGCAGAGGAAATCGAAGACTGTAAACTGCAGTCTGCCACTAACACGCTAATAAGCATCAGCCGCATAGGAAACCAGTATCTTAACGAGAAAGAACCATGGAACCTCATCAAGAAAAACAAAGAAGAGGCTGCAAACATCCTTTACGTTGCAGCGCAAATTGTCAAAGCCTTATCCATAGCCTCAGCGCCTTTCATGCCATTCACCGCACAAGAAATCTGGAAAACCCTTAACCTACCAGGAAACGTGTATGAACAAAACTGGGATGAAACCCTAAAACCCTTACCAACAAACCATGAAATAGCCAAACCCAAACCATTATTCAGAAAGATAGAGGCTGACGAAAAAGAACTGGATGAGATGTTAGAGAAAGCCAGAGAACGCCTAGGAAAGACTGCGTGA